From Musa acuminata AAA Group cultivar baxijiao chromosome BXJ3-8, Cavendish_Baxijiao_AAA, whole genome shotgun sequence, one genomic window encodes:
- the LOC135645566 gene encoding mediator of RNA polymerase II transcription subunit 7a-like, whose protein sequence is MATGTSSAYPPPPPYYRLYKDYLEDPESAPEPPPPVQGTYPLFGATYTTDVVLPSLEDQGVRQLYPKGPTIDFKRELTSLNRELQLHILELADVLVERPSQYARRVEDISLIFKNLHHLLNSLRPHQARATLIHILERQIQQRKQAIEDIKRRREEAQRLLKESLQNLDGHLA, encoded by the exons ATGGCAACAGGAACATCGTCGGCGTATCCGCCACCTCCTCCGTATTATCGCCTGTACAAGGACTATCTTGAGGATCCCGAGTCTGCTCCCGAACCTCCCCCGCCCGTCCAGGGGACTTACCCTCTCTTCGGCGCCACCTACACT ACGGATGTGGTGCTGCCGAGCTTAGAGGATCAGGGAGTACGGCAGCTCTACCCCAAAGGCCCCACCATTG acTTCAAGCGGGAATTAACATCCCTCAATAGAGAGCTTCAACTGCATATTCTCGAGTTAGCAGATGTTCTAGTTGAGAGACCGTCTCAATACGCACGTAGAGTTGAAGACATCTCTCTTATtttcaagaacttgcatcatctTCTGAATTCATTGCGTCCTCATCAG GCGAGAGCAACACTCATTCACATTCTAGAACGTCAGATACAACAGAGGAAGCAAGCAATAGAGGATATCAAAAG GAGGAGAGAGGAGGCACAAAGGCTTCTCAAGGAATCACTCCAGAATTTGGATGGTCATCTGGCATGA
- the LOC135644247 gene encoding germin-like protein 5-1, giving the protein MGKSSLLACFSLFLVLPPCLAADPDLLQDIGVADLSSNVKLNGFACKPAASITEADFFFRGLAVPGATTNTTTGYLVTAANVEKIPGLNTLGVSFSRVDFAPGGLNPPHTHPRATEIVFVLDGTLDVGFLTTANKMVAKTITKGDVFVFPRGLVHFQKNSGAVPAASISAFNSQLPGTQSIAATLFAASPPVPDHVLTEAFQIGTKEVEKIKSRLAPKKAAEEAVN; this is encoded by the exons ATGGGCAAGTCTTCCCTCCTCGCatgcttctccctcttcctcgttCTTCCTCCCTGCCTCGCTGCGGACCCTGACCTGCTCCAAGACATCGGCGTAGCAGATCTCAGCTCGA ACGTCAAGTTAAATGGCTTCGCGTGCAAGCCAGCCGCCAGCATCACAGAGGCGGACTTCTTCTTCAGGGGCCTGGCCGTGCCCGGCGCCACCACCAACACCACCACGGGCTACCTCGTGACCGCTGCCAACGTCGAGAAGATCCCCGGGCTCAACACCCTCGGCGTGTCATTCTCTCGCGTCGACTTCGCCCCCGGCGGGCTGAACCCGCCCCACACCCACCCGCGCGCCACCGAGATCGTCTTCGTCCTCGACGGCACCCTCGACGTCGGCTTCCTCACCACCGCCAACAAGATGGTGGCCAAGACCATCACCAAGGGCGACGTCTTCGTCTTTCCCCGCGGGCTAGTCCACTTCCAGAAGAACAGCGGTGCGGTTCCCGCCGCCAGCATCTCTGCCTTCAACAGCCAGCTCCCCGGCACCCAGTCCATTGCCGCCACACTCTTTGCGGCCAGTCCGCCGGTGCCCGACCATGTCCTCACCGAGGCCTTCCAGATCGGAACCAAGGAGGTGGAAAAGATCAAGAGCCGCCTTGCACCCAAGAAAGCAGCAGAAGAGGCGGTCAACTGA
- the LOC103995911 gene encoding heavy metal-associated isoprenylated plant protein 36 produces the protein MKKIVLKVSIMCGKCKSCIMTIISKFHGVVSITMDAEKSTATVVGDVDVVLIVKALRKKNRPAQVVSVGEPDKEKKDEKKDEKKEDDKKEPSKPLPSCCTACKAVVVWYDEPNPCSIL, from the exons ATGAAG AAGATCGTGTTGAAGGTCAGCATCATGTGCGGCAAGTGCAAGAGCTGCATCATGACCATCATCTCCAAATTCCATG GGGTGGTGTCGATAACGATGGACGCGGAGAAGAGCACGGCGACGGTGGTGGGGGACGTCGACGTGGTGCTCATCGTCAAGGCcctgaggaagaagaatcggcCTGCGCAGGTCGTCAGCGTCGGAGAACCCGACAAGGAGAAGAAGGACGAGAAGAAGGACGAGAAGAAGGAGGACGACAAGAAGGAACCAAGCAAGCCTTTGCCTTCCTGCTGCACCGCTTGCAAGGCTGTGGTGGTGTGGTACGATGAACCCAACCCGTGCTCTATCCTCTAA
- the LOC135645193 gene encoding uncharacterized protein LOC135645193 produces the protein MASEQIIRGIYGQYMGYDGDDDEPRAAATPAVYFAGDVREFSSCNASRRTSRLSLESEGDDADAEASEEEDVPKGGGGGALLEGSDKDSSLGVGVASMPGTPARGPAGGPDWLKEYASETEARGGGGGGGVRRRRHRRRQRRTRERWLERAWQMKKSHAEDGPEAASGECRLVVRPRCGSGRMCMDMEEVRACRDLGLDLPADWTVEIPGTLSDLTADTSSGGNSPIHWRISSPGDDPRDVKAKLKVWAQAVALTSASRLNG, from the exons ATGGCATCTGAACAGATCATTCGTGGAATCTACGGACAGTACATGGGCTACGATGGCGACGACGACGAGCCGCGCGCTGCTGCGACGCCTGCTGTCTATTTCGCTGGTGACGTCCGCGAGTTCAGCTCCTGCAACGCGAGCCGGAGGACGTCACGCCTCTCGCTCGAGTCGGAAGGGGATGACGCTGATGCTGAGGCGTCGGAGGAGGAGGACGTGCCGAAAGGCGGGGGAGGGGGCGCGCTTCTGGAGGGGTCGGACAAGGATTCGTCGTTGGGCGTGGGGGTGGCGTCGATGCCCGGCACGCCCGCCCGAGGTCCGGCGGGCGGACCGGACTGGCTCAAGGAGTACGCGAGCGAGACGGAGGCCCGCGGTGGCGGTGGAGGTGGAGGCGTGCGACGGCGGCGGCACCGCCGTCGGCAGCGGCGGACGAGGGAGCGGTGGCTGGAGCGGGCGTGGCAGATGAAGAAGAGCCACGCGGAGGACGGGCCGGAGGCGGCGTCGGGGGAGTGCCGGCTGGTGGTCCGGCCCCGGTGTGGGTCCGGGCGGATGTGCATGGACATGGAGGAGGTCAGAGCGTGCCGGGACCTCGGCCTGGACCTGCCGGCGGATTGGACGGTCGAGATCCCGGGGACGCTCTCCGATCTGACGGCCGACACCAGCAGCGGCGGCAACTCCCCCATCCACTGGAGGATCTCCAGCCCAG GTGATGACCCCAGGGATGTGAAGGCGAAGCTGAAGGTGTGGGCGCAAGCAGTGGCGCTCACATCTGCCTCTCGTCTCAATGGCTGA